A window of Longispora fulva contains these coding sequences:
- a CDS encoding NPCBM/NEW2 domain-containing protein, which yields MRFRKLSVLTLLAGLVAVPFAPAGPAAAADNGLALTPPMGFNNWNTTRCGTVFNETTIRGIADKFVSAGLKAAGYQYVNLDDCWAVPDRDAQGNLVTDSNRFPSGIKALADYVHSKGLKFGIYTSAGTRTCTGTGPIAQPGSVGHETQDANLFASWGVDYLKYDNCGDHQGLDEKTRFTTMRDALAATGRPIVFSVCEWGDNAPWDWAPALGNLWRTTHDITDSWSSMIGNARQNSTHASIAGPGGWNDPDMMQIGNGGMTDTEYRTHFSLWAAMASPLLIGSDIRNVSTATLNILTNADVIAVDQDSLGKQGAVIRDTSSAYILSKQLANGDRAVTLTNLGSSTATISTTATEIGLGGSASYSLKDLWSKATTTSTGAISASVPAHGTVMYRITGGALTPPPSGTSQLSTLPWSSSTNGWGPVEKDKSNGEQAAGDGRTLTINGTTYAKGLGTHAASEVDYYLAGSCSTLTVDVGVDDESTASGSVVFQVYRDTTKVADSGKVTYADAAKHLTANLAGGQQLRLVVTDAGDGVGSDHADWASPTITCGPSSGPGAGTHPLSDLATTNATNGWGPVEKDKSNGEQAAGDGKTLTIQGVTYAKGLGTHAASDITYNLAGTCTSLTVDVGVDDEAGNGGSVAFQIYRDTTLAASTAVLTGTAAAQHLTADMTGGQQLRLVVTNGGDNINNDHADWANPVLTCS from the coding sequence ATGCGATTCAGGAAACTGTCCGTACTGACGCTGTTGGCGGGGTTGGTCGCGGTGCCCTTCGCGCCAGCCGGCCCGGCCGCCGCCGCGGACAACGGGCTCGCGCTGACGCCGCCGATGGGCTTCAATAACTGGAACACGACACGGTGCGGCACCGTCTTCAACGAGACGACGATCAGGGGCATCGCCGACAAGTTCGTGTCCGCGGGGCTGAAGGCCGCCGGCTACCAGTACGTCAACCTCGACGACTGTTGGGCCGTCCCCGATCGCGACGCCCAGGGCAACCTCGTCACGGACTCCAACCGGTTCCCCAGCGGCATCAAGGCGCTCGCCGACTACGTACACAGCAAGGGTCTGAAGTTCGGGATCTACACCAGCGCCGGCACCCGCACCTGCACCGGCACGGGTCCGATCGCCCAGCCCGGATCGGTCGGGCACGAGACCCAGGACGCGAACCTCTTCGCGTCGTGGGGCGTGGACTACCTCAAGTACGACAACTGCGGCGACCACCAGGGCCTCGACGAGAAGACCCGGTTCACGACGATGCGGGACGCGCTCGCGGCGACCGGCAGGCCGATCGTGTTCAGCGTCTGCGAGTGGGGCGACAACGCGCCGTGGGACTGGGCGCCGGCCCTGGGCAACCTCTGGCGCACCACCCACGACATCACCGACAGCTGGTCCAGCATGATCGGCAACGCGCGGCAGAACTCCACCCACGCGAGCATCGCCGGCCCCGGCGGGTGGAACGACCCGGACATGATGCAGATCGGCAACGGCGGCATGACCGACACGGAGTACCGCACCCACTTCAGCCTCTGGGCGGCCATGGCCTCGCCCCTGCTGATCGGGTCGGACATCCGCAACGTGTCCACCGCGACGCTCAACATCCTGACCAACGCCGACGTCATCGCGGTGGACCAGGACTCGCTGGGCAAGCAGGGCGCCGTCATCCGCGACACCAGCAGCGCCTACATCCTCAGCAAGCAGCTGGCCAACGGGGACCGGGCCGTCACGCTGACCAACCTGGGCTCGTCCACGGCGACGATCAGCACCACGGCGACCGAGATAGGCCTCGGCGGCTCGGCCAGCTACTCGCTCAAGGACCTGTGGAGCAAGGCCACCACCACCAGCACCGGCGCGATCAGCGCGAGCGTACCCGCGCACGGCACGGTCATGTACCGGATCACCGGCGGCGCGCTCACCCCGCCGCCCTCGGGAACGTCGCAGCTCAGCACCCTGCCGTGGAGTTCGAGCACGAACGGCTGGGGGCCGGTCGAAAAGGACAAGAGCAACGGCGAGCAGGCGGCCGGCGACGGGCGCACGCTGACCATCAACGGCACCACCTACGCCAAGGGCCTGGGCACCCACGCGGCCAGCGAGGTCGACTACTACCTGGCAGGTAGCTGCTCGACACTGACGGTCGACGTGGGTGTGGACGACGAGTCGACGGCCAGCGGTTCCGTGGTGTTCCAGGTGTACCGCGACACCACCAAGGTCGCCGACAGCGGTAAGGTCACGTACGCGGACGCGGCTAAACACCTGACCGCCAACCTCGCCGGAGGCCAGCAGCTCCGGCTCGTGGTCACCGACGCGGGCGACGGCGTCGGCTCCGACCACGCCGACTGGGCCAGCCCGACGATCACCTGCGGCCCCAGCTCCGGGCCCGGTGCCGGCACCCACCCGCTCAGCGACCTGGCCACGACCAATGCCACCAACGGCTGGGGCCCGGTCGAAAAGGACAAGAGCAACGGCGAGCAGGCGGCCGGCGATGGTAAGACGCTGACCATCCAGGGCGTGACCTACGCCAAGGGCCTCGGCACCCACGCGGCCAGCGACATCACCTACAACCTCGCCGGCACCTGCACCTCCCTCACGGTGGACGTCGGCGTCGACGACGAGGCCGGCAACGGCGGATCCGTCGCCTTCCAGATCTACCGCGACACCACCCTCGCCGCCAGCACCGCCGTCCTCACCGGCACCGCCGCCGCCCAGCACCTCACGGCCGACATGACCGGCGGCCAGCAGTTGCGACTCGTCGTCACCAACGGGGGTGACAACATCAACAACGACCACGCCGACTGGGCAAACCCCGTCCTGACCTGCTCCTGA
- a CDS encoding phytanoyl-CoA dioxygenase family protein: MTTNAATGLYNFVQFAPLRDDADAITAADVAGYQRLGFLAVRELLDPAAVADVLDALLGVAADPNDVTIEFEKWATPGEDLLDGVRKLMRFTGADPRLEAAARSPRMLGVVRALLGAEPELYQDMALFKPPGGGREKPWHQDHAFFDVPFGTPILGVWIALDEASVDNGCMHVLPGTHREGPVVHFQRRDFQICDTEVQTHRDTVVPLPAGGALFFDGLLHHGTPDNTSTARRRALQFHYVPAGTPRVPVQQRLDVFGSEGKDARC; this comes from the coding sequence ATGACGACCAACGCCGCCACCGGCCTCTACAACTTCGTCCAGTTCGCCCCGCTGCGCGACGACGCGGACGCGATCACCGCCGCCGATGTCGCCGGGTATCAGCGCCTCGGCTTTCTCGCCGTGCGCGAGTTGCTGGACCCGGCCGCCGTCGCCGACGTGCTCGACGCGCTCCTGGGAGTCGCCGCCGACCCGAACGACGTCACCATCGAGTTCGAGAAGTGGGCCACGCCGGGCGAGGACCTGCTCGACGGCGTCCGCAAACTGATGCGATTCACCGGGGCCGACCCCCGGTTGGAGGCCGCCGCCCGCTCGCCGCGGATGCTCGGGGTGGTGCGCGCGCTGCTGGGCGCCGAGCCGGAGCTGTACCAGGACATGGCCCTGTTCAAGCCCCCGGGCGGCGGTCGGGAGAAGCCGTGGCACCAGGACCACGCGTTCTTCGACGTGCCGTTCGGTACCCCGATCCTCGGGGTCTGGATCGCCCTGGACGAGGCCAGCGTCGACAACGGGTGCATGCACGTACTGCCGGGCACCCACCGGGAGGGGCCCGTCGTGCACTTCCAGCGGCGGGACTTCCAGATCTGCGATACCGAGGTGCAGACCCACCGCGACACCGTGGTGCCGCTGCCGGCCGGCGGGGCGCTGTTCTTCGACGGGCTGCTGCACCACGGCACTCCGGACAACACGTCGACGGCGCGACGACGGGCGTTGCAGTTCCACTACGTACCGGCCGGCACGCCCCGCGTGCCCGTCCAGCAGCGGCTCGATGTCTTCGGTTCCGAGGGCAAGGACGCGCGGTGCTGA
- a CDS encoding helix-turn-helix domain-containing protein: MRESAYLAPGARVPDTPDRSGADVDYADPGVWDRLGAALRGPWAPVVRPGGGQVLCEPAWSWRQRLPDFDLWCVLGGRGRATVSGERVDLAVGTVLLLRPQDTVHAEQDPQDRLTVSYQHFAYGSGDPAAFPDGLLPPRVLHLDDLASVRHLLPEVHQCLRQPGPDTAVRGTALLSTLLLKLHACAARTAGALAAPLDPRVATVVRWLREHPADRPDLADAAGHVGLSPVGFSRLFSAKTRTSFREFCVQVRVERACELLREGSFTVDRVARMLGYADRRLFVRQFRARIGTSPGAWRRDA; this comes from the coding sequence ATGCGGGAAAGCGCATACCTAGCGCCTGGCGCCCGGGTCCCGGACACGCCGGACCGGTCGGGCGCCGACGTCGACTACGCCGATCCGGGGGTGTGGGACCGGCTCGGTGCCGCGCTGCGCGGCCCCTGGGCCCCCGTGGTCCGCCCCGGCGGTGGGCAGGTGCTGTGCGAGCCGGCGTGGTCCTGGCGGCAACGGCTGCCCGACTTCGACCTGTGGTGCGTGCTGGGCGGACGCGGGCGCGCGACGGTGTCCGGCGAACGGGTCGATCTGGCCGTGGGCACGGTGCTGCTGCTCCGTCCGCAGGACACGGTCCACGCCGAGCAGGATCCGCAGGACCGGCTGACGGTGTCCTACCAGCATTTCGCCTACGGCAGCGGTGACCCCGCCGCGTTCCCCGACGGGCTGCTGCCGCCCCGGGTGCTCCATCTCGACGACCTCGCGTCGGTCCGCCACCTGCTTCCCGAGGTGCACCAGTGCCTGCGCCAACCGGGCCCCGACACCGCCGTGCGGGGGACCGCGTTGCTGAGCACGCTCCTCCTGAAGCTGCACGCCTGCGCGGCCCGGACCGCCGGTGCGCTGGCCGCGCCGCTGGATCCGCGGGTGGCGACCGTGGTGCGCTGGCTGCGCGAGCATCCCGCCGACCGGCCGGACCTCGCCGATGCCGCCGGGCACGTGGGCCTGTCCCCGGTGGGCTTCTCCCGGCTGTTCAGTGCCAAGACCCGGACGAGTTTTCGTGAGTTCTGTGTCCAGGTGCGGGTGGAGCGGGCCTGTGAACTGCTCCGCGAGGGCAGCTTCACGGTCGACCGGGTGGCCCGGATGCTCGGCTACGCCGACCGGCGGCTGTTCGTCCGGCAGTTCCGTGCCCGGATCGGCACATCGCCCGGGGCCTGGCGCCGGGACGCCTGA